Part of the Pseudobacteriovorax antillogorgiicola genome is shown below.
CTCAAATTGCTTTGGCATGTCCTGGTTAGATATGGAAGTCCATGCACGCCAATTAGCGCGGTATAACATTCATTTATGACATATAGTCTAAGATCCCCGGATGGATTAATCTAAGGCATTCAACTGGATAAAGGGTCTATCTATGTGGTTAGCGCAGTCTGCAGAAATTAGAAAAAAGCTTCATCAAGTGTTCGCTGACGATTGGCCATGGGCAAGTAGTTCCATTGGTCAAGTGGTGAAGAAGGGAGCCCTCAGGGTTCTCAATGTTGGCATTGGTCAGGCAGTGCCCTTTGCTTCACGCAATGGATTCGAAGTACTCGAATTTAGGAGTGGCTTTATCAAGGCAAAGATCCCATTGAAAGGTAACAAAAACCATTTTGGGGCCATGTATGCTGGGGCGATTTTTACCGTTGCAGAGATTCCTGGCGGTGTTGTGGCGATGTTAAATTTTGACGATGATTTCTACCCGGTGCTCAAGGATCAAAAGGTAGAGTTCGTCAAAAAAGCCAAATCCGATGTCACAGTTTCATTCGAAATGACTGAGGCCGAGATCGCTCGGATTCAAAGTGAAGCGGACGAATGTGGCAAGTCCGAATTCGTCTTACTTGGTGAAATCAAGGATTGTGATGAGCAAATCGTTGCGAGAAGCTATGGGACCTATCAACTTCATAGCAAATCGCGCCGGCCTGGTAAAACAAGGCATTGACGGGGGGATTATGAAAATTCAATGGCTTCTCACGATATCTGCCTTAGGATGCCTGGCATCGGTAGGCCAGGGAAAAGATCTGTCTTCGCCTCTGCAAAAGCACCAGTGGCAAGATCGGGTGATTGTGATCCATCACGGAGGACTCAAGGCTCCATGGTTGCAAAGCCAGTGGCAAAGTCTTCAGAACAAGGCTTTGGAAAACAAAGATCGTCATCTCGTGATCTACTATTGCCCTGAAAAAAGTCAAGAATGCCAGGTGACGACTCGTGATGGCAAGACAAGATCGGCAAAGCTTAGCGCAGTATTGCAAGAGCAGCTGCGCTTGAAGCAGCCTAGTATCACCTTGATTGGCAAGGATGGAGGCATCAAGCTCCAAAAACACGATTTTGTGAAGCCTGAGGCGGTATACACGTTGATTGATGGTATGCCCATGCGTCAGCAGGAGATGGGGCGCTAGTGCTTAGTCACATTGAATCCTCGGCGTTGTTGTCTTCGTCTCTCAATCGTCGCTGTACGGGAGTACTATCTCCTCAATCATTCCTCGACGCCTAGCCGAGAATCCAATGTGACCAAGCGCTAGTTGTTGGGATAAATTTGAATGTTGAATCGAATTAGCTCATCGGCTTCACTGGTTTCTAAGTCGGCTTGCAAGCGATGCAAGTCGCTTTGAATTTTTGGCAGGAGCTTGAGGTAGTCGGCTTTGCGAACGCTGATCAAAGTGGATTCAAAAATCGAGTCTTGTCCTTCTTTTGCCCAGCGATCGGCAGCTTTCATAGCCTTGGTTAGTGAGTCTTTGATAAAATCGTAGTAAGACACGCCGTCTTCACTACTACCGAAGGTGATCGTTGTTTCGGTGATATGATATACCCCGCCTTCCATCACGATCACCCCCATCTCTTTCAACAATTGCAAAGCATAGTCTAACTCTATAGAACGAGCAGAGCCAAAGTATGACCTAAGGTCGCTGCGGCTAGGCCGACCACCAAAAAGTCCAAAGGCGCAAAAGACTTCAAAGGCGAAAAACACCCCTTTTGCGCGACTTGGCATCTTCATGTGAGCCGTATCAATCGTCTTGCGGGCTGCCTGAAGTTCCTTGCAAAGCTTCTTTCGCTCAGCCTCATCACTTTCGACATCGAATGAAATAAGTAGGTGTAAAACTGTACGGCAAGAAATATCTAGACCAAACACTTCGCTAAATGCGTCCCAGTAACGGGGATTTAAGAACCGTCTGCCGCTCATGACATCCGATATGTAACCTTTCGAAGCGCCAGTGGCTTTCGATATATAACCGATTGAAAATTTATCGCTTTGAGTCTTCTTATAGAGATAGAGGCCTTTTATGGCCTGACCAGAGCAACTTGCCTGCCGTAATATTGAAGCAGGCTTTAAGGCCGCGACTGCCTCTTTGGGGGCTCCGTTGACAATCTTTTGAGTCAAGGTTCGTTTCTCCTGCGAAAAAGTTGCTCGAAGCTACCATAAGTATCATTAAATGAAAATCATCGGGTTATTTGACATAGTTCGCCAAGAGCTTCACTCTGCGGACGCAAAGCCTGTGTAAGAAGCTTTTATCTATGCCCGGAGTCGGTGGCTTGCCTTAGGATCTGGGTCATCAGCAATCCTATTCAAGAAAGGTTTTTAGCTATGAAACGTAAATTACTTGCATTGATGTTTGGGGCGGTTGGCTACTCTGCAGCTGCTTCCGCTGCGATTCCATCGATGAGTCAGTCCTGTTCTGGTCGACTTCCGGAAATCCAACATCCCGATCGTGGTTCCGGTGTTTTATTCGACGAAACTTGCCGCACGGCTTATGTATTGCCCCCAGAGACAGGTGATGTTTCGTTAGGATCAGTAGCTCGCAACGCCAACCTTCAGTTCTGCCCCGCTGTGCTACAAGCCGGGCAAACAGCAACCTCACTTGCGAACTCTGCAAGCCATATCGCTTCCATGATCGAAGAGATGATTTCAGATTATGAGCCTATGCGTGAACAAATCCGTGCTGCTGCTGATGAGTTGAATGAAGCTGAGGTTGAAAGCCAAGAGATCTCGGCACGCCTCATGCTAGCCCAAGAGCGATTCACGAATCTTAGGCTGGAGTATAGCCAAGCTAAGTCGGACTTAGAAATGTGTGAGCTTCTAAGCCCAGGAGAGTGTTCAGAACTAGAAGCCGCAGAGTTGGAAAAGAAATTAGCAATCGTAGCTCAGAAACAGGTAGTTGATAATCTTCGGATCGAGCAGATTGAGTCTGACTCGCGAGTCAGCCGGGCTCGTTATCAGAAAACTAGACTGGAATCAGAATATACCGATGGGCTTGCACCACTGACAAGCCTTTATGGGCAGCTTGAGACTATCAATGGCTCCATTACCAATCTCTATCTTCGATGGGCACCTGTCGAAGGCGCGACTGCGCAGTTAGTCTACCGTGTGAAGTGGGCTGATCTAATCAATAAGTATAATGCAGCGAACCCAGAACTCAGAAACCGTGGGGTACGTTTTGCTCCAGTAACGGTTACTAGCGGCCAGTTCTTTGCAACTACCAAGATCGCATCATTGGAAGAGATTCAGGCCAGTATTCCAGCGGTACTAAGTGCTGTTGTTCCCGGGGCTTCTCCTTACGGACCCAATCACCTGGATAACGGCGATGTTACCATCGATGCATCGGTCACTGATATTGATCAACGAGATCCGTCCTTGAACAATACGATGCTGGGCTTTGCCAGTGGATCTTTAGGTTCGATTTCTGGCCAGGTACGCTTGAGTCTTGCCGGGGCTTGTCCATACTTCCCCGAAGGCCTGACGTCTCCAGACAAGGATACGATCAACAAAGAGGAATTGAGTGCCCATATCGCAGTCAACGCCGTTTTGGGATACGATGTTAAGGTTCACC
Proteins encoded:
- a CDS encoding TIGR02147 family protein gives rise to the protein MTQKIVNGAPKEAVAALKPASILRQASCSGQAIKGLYLYKKTQSDKFSIGYISKATGASKGYISDVMSGRRFLNPRYWDAFSEVFGLDISCRTVLHLLISFDVESDEAERKKLCKELQAARKTIDTAHMKMPSRAKGVFFAFEVFCAFGLFGGRPSRSDLRSYFGSARSIELDYALQLLKEMGVIVMEGGVYHITETTITFGSSEDGVSYYDFIKDSLTKAMKAADRWAKEGQDSIFESTLISVRKADYLKLLPKIQSDLHRLQADLETSEADELIRFNIQIYPNN
- a CDS encoding DUF4174 domain-containing protein, with translation MKIQWLLTISALGCLASVGQGKDLSSPLQKHQWQDRVIVIHHGGLKAPWLQSQWQSLQNKALENKDRHLVIYYCPEKSQECQVTTRDGKTRSAKLSAVLQEQLRLKQPSITLIGKDGGIKLQKHDFVKPEAVYTLIDGMPMRQQEMGR
- a CDS encoding PaaI family thioesterase; translation: MWLAQSAEIRKKLHQVFADDWPWASSSIGQVVKKGALRVLNVGIGQAVPFASRNGFEVLEFRSGFIKAKIPLKGNKNHFGAMYAGAIFTVAEIPGGVVAMLNFDDDFYPVLKDQKVEFVKKAKSDVTVSFEMTEAEIARIQSEADECGKSEFVLLGEIKDCDEQIVARSYGTYQLHSKSRRPGKTRH